The sequence below is a genomic window from Myxocyprinus asiaticus isolate MX2 ecotype Aquarium Trade chromosome 9, UBuf_Myxa_2, whole genome shotgun sequence.
aacaagaggattttttttagtgaatttctttactgaattaaacttaataaaaagtatttttcctttaattcagtgaatgtcatttagaggtatttttaaaagatgattttgtcctctttattgttagtaagcacgtttaatacaaccttttaagtcagtgcacaagctgaataatcggttaagagctaatgattaatgaTTGCAgtaatcgcagaatagtcaaataataattctaataatcgttagattaatcgattatcaaaataatcattagtggCAGCACTAATTAATACCAATATCACATATCACTACATGAGCCTAagtagtcttaaaggaatatatttacattacatttacatttatgcatttggcagactcttttatccaaagcgacttacagtgtattcAAGGTATTTGTTTTATCAGTTTGTgagttccctgggaatcgaacccatgatcttggtgttgctagtgccatAATCTTCCAGTTGAGCTAAAGGAAACCAAGGAATAGTTCTTGCACATTACATGACCGCATTGTGAGTCTGATTGAACATTGTAAATTTGAATATGTCTAGATGCAAATGAGATTAACAGAGAATAATGCcttaaatttcaatctgttcttcacacaaagctatcgtatgacttcagaagacttagaatacagCACACAATGTTTATGGTTCCCCTTTGGGCTTGACAGCACCTTGTCACTAATATGCTTTCTTTGTATGGATAAAAGCAACATGAGCATTCTACCtaacttctctttttgtgttccatggaagtgaggcatacgggtttagaacaacataagggtgagtaaatgatgacagaattttcatttttaatgtgaaCTATCCCCTTAGAAAGTACTGCAGATAAGAAACAGCTATTTTACATTACAGctataaacaaagaaaaattaaGAGATCTGCTATATGCATTCTGCTCTTAAGGGACACAGAAAGAGGCTGACGCTGTGCAGATATCTACATTCATCAGGGCGACATATCAGATTGTAAGGCAATAATGTTTGAAACTCTAAAGTAGATCTATGTGACACTGTTTCAGAGGCTATACCTCTGGTTGGACAGGCCCTTTGTGGCGGCAGCAGGTGACGTAAACGACAAAGGGCCAGTTGTCCGGGTGCATGATGACACCGGCGGCCTGAGCGCAGGTGGGGTGGTATGAGGTGGGGCAGCGACCATGAGAACACTGCACACAACAGCCGGATGTTTTCTTCATCCGCCGTTTGCAGTAGTAGCATTTCTGCAATGAACAAGAGGGACAAGCTCACAGGAAGTCAGTTCAGAGGAAGTGAGACAAGGAAATGACTGAGTGCAGATATAAATAACATTATGCCTGCTTATGTCAGAAACCTTTCAGTAAAAACCCACATCCTGGAGCACTGCTGTTGCATCTTACATCTACTTACACATTCTGAGAAACTACTCAAAACttcagtgcttctcaactggttttgcttcaggacccagattgtctcaagtggcgacccaacacattaacaaaataatttaaatggaaaaggtaacagaAATTATATATGAcagattataaataaaatatgaaatgcaTTAAATagtaacatttactcaccctcatgccatcccagatgtgtatgattttttttttcctgcaaaacacaaacaaagatttttagaatatctcagctctgtatgtccatacaatgcaagtcaacagggtccaaaactttgaagctcaaaaagcacataaaggcagcataaaagtaatccatatgactcaagtggtttaatccatgtcttcagaagtgatatgataagtgtttgtgagaatcagatcaatatttaagtccttttttactataaattcccctccctgcccaatagatgGTAAATAGTAAAAGAGGActaaaattttgatctgtttctcacccaaacctatcatatcgcttctgaaaacatggatttaaccactggagtcgtatggattacttttattctgcctttatgtactttttgagcttcaaagttttggaccctgttgacttgcattgtatggacctacagagctgaaatattatttgaaaaatctccgtttgtgttcagcagaagaaagaaagtcatacacatctgggatagcatgagggtgagtaaatgatgagagaatttttccaTGAAAtacataggcccaacaatatatgTTGTGGCTAATCTTCAAATCTGAGCCACTGTCCCAACAATTGTATTTTGAATCCATATGATGACAAAAACTGTTACGTCAATAACAAAAGTTGGATGGCTTTTTACactccttttaaaagttgaaaccatttttattttgctatcctactGTAACTATGCACAGTTATATGGTTGGTTACACTGTATTGTATTAATAAAGACAATTacatcattgttttttcccctccttccGTGACACTATCAGAAAAGACCTATGACCCATTTTGACCCGTGACCCACCAGTTGCCAAACTGTTAATTAATAAAGGTTTGGGAAAGAGAAACATCTTTGAGGAGGGAATTATTTCCTTTTTGAAGGGCAGCCACTTGGGTGAAGGGTACATAAACTCACCAGTTTAAATCTCAGTAAGGGAATGCCACTGAGATCCACAGGCGATCGTTCACTGATGTTTATAAAGCGAGCCTCAAGCACTGCCACCGCACACAGGACGTGAACCCATCTGCATAACAAGCCACACTGTTACATTTTAGGAACCTGGGGTGGTAGATTTTGTCATTTTAACACCATAAATAGGTTATGCCAAGTTGGTGCTGCCCTCTAGTGGACCTTCAGCTTACTTACTTGCCATTATTGGCTCGGTGTAGTGCTCCACCTCTCAATGAACATAAACAGCAATTCTGGCAACAGATTAAGACATCATAAACCTACGATTCAGACAGAAAATTTTTGGTTTAATGCAATGTGAAGGCAGTGGTACCTCAGTGTGGGCGTTGGCTTTACAACGGGCACATTTCCAGTCTTCTGTGACTCTCACTGGAGCGATACCATAACAACCTAGAAGAGAAGAAACAGCACAAATTAATCAGACTTCTGTTTACTCAACACACCTCTTCTGCACAGCTCTTTCAATATTTCAAATAAGTGGTGTTTGCCAAGGCATGCATCACTATTACTTTAGTTCATTCTCACACCCTAATCTTTGGCATTGAACTTTGTATACATATTATTACACaccgtttgtgctacggacatgaatgatacctcaaatcatgaagagaggtgtgctatttTGGTTCTAAGTAATCAAACTACAGATGATACAAAAAGCAAATGCAACTGAAGAGCCAAGTTAGTGTTactttttttgacattttgacattattgtttttatgtgaataaataaatatacattgctagtttcaaaattatttgtacttcatgcatttgttttgttggacaagaaaaactagcttcataccatgtgacccatatttaatttttgaccaTTGAAAACGGGCAAGGCCAAAATATGGGAGGCCAATATACTCACTGGTGTGCACGCGGACGCTACACTGTGAACAGGTGATGAGCAGGCTGGTGCCGTCCTCTTCCAGGTGAGGTGTGGTTAGATGGACGTCAGCGCTGTCTTCTGTGGTCATTGTGAAACACATCTCTGGAATCAGAGGCTTGCTCCTCATCTGACCCCCTGACAGCACTACGGCCGGCTCAGTCTTGCCTCCTTCAGActgaacgcacacacacaaacaggaagTTGTACAGGAAGACACAGAGCGTTGGGAGAGGAATATACACAGATCTCTGATGAGCAAAAATTCTCTTTTCTAGGTAAATAAGGCTCTTTTTGTATTAGCATGAtttcaataaaataatcacaGTATTCTGGTTACATGAGCAACAGTATTTCTttaatcgcattatgagggtgcatgtaaatgtggcatTTGAATGTTGTATATTaaacagggaaccttctaacttagtgcattatgaaaatattaacttcttaaatattaaattaataccAGCGCTCAAATGCAGTTAAATTTCAGGCCGGTCTTGGCATTGATCTTTTGTTTGTTACATTCAAATGATAGGTTTGGTAAGTTGTTGTGCCTTACCTGTTGGTGTGCCTGGAAAAGCATGCACACAGAGCAGTACGGTGCCAGCAGACTCATCCGTCTGTtgtattctctttctctctctggattATACGGTCTGTTCTGCCACAGCTGGGTCAGAGGTCGAGCCCAGGCCTCCCCATCCAGACCATCCTCCTCTGAAGCAGCCTGATCATGCAgctctgcaaatatgcacacaaTTCATCAGTGGAGAACTTCACACTGAGAGCAAACTGTCCTCTCAAATTCATTGTGAAAATTGACAATACAAGAAAAAGTTAATCATATTCACTGATCTCAACATTTCAAATAACTGACCTTCATCACTGATGCTGTCCTTCATCAGAGGATGGTGTCTGGGGAGTCTAGGGAGCCTGTGATGGACTTCAACTGGACGTTCATCTGATTTCTACAAGACAACACAAGCACACTCATTATACACAGCCACACACAGCAGTACGCATGTTGTATGTGGTGTACACACCTTGCTGTCCTCTTGAGATTCGCTGTCAGAGTCGCTGTCTGGGTCTCTCTCAGGCCTGCTGCGCGGTTCCATCTCGCTGTAATCTCCTTTAGCGTAGCTGTGGACGTGTAGCACTTCCGCGGGACTCAAGGTTCTCTGGAAGATGTGCTGGACTGCAGGCTGGCTCACCTGACTACTGCTCGCTAACACAGAGATACTCCGCGAATCGGCGAGCTCACGTTTAGGGCTGACAGTGATGTCACTAGGTTCTGGGGTGACATCATAAGTGTGGGCAGAGCTTATACTGGTTTCACATTTAAAGCTGATAGTGTTGGTGCTGGGTTTTGTGGTGGCATCATAGGTGTGGGCAGAGTCAATGCTGGTCTTACTGGGTTCTGTGGTGACTTCACAGGTGTGGGCAGAGTCAGTGCTGGGCTTACTGGGTTCTGTGGTGACATCATAGTTGTGGGCGGAGTTAATGCTGGGCTCGCATTTTGGGCTGATGGTGTTGGTGTTGTTGCTGGGTTTTGTGGTGATATCACAGATGAGGGTGGAGTTAATGCTGGGCTTACTGGGTTCTGTGGTGACATAAGTGTGGGCGGAGTTAATGCTGGGCTCGCATTTTGGGCTGATGGTACTCGTATTTATGGTGATGTTGCTGGGTTTTGTGGTGACATCACAGATGAGGGAGGAGTTAATGCTGGGCTTACTGGGTTCTGTGTGGGTGGAGTTAATGCTGGGCTCACATTTTGGTCTGATGATGCTGTCATTGGGCTCCACGGTGACATAACAGGTGTGGGTGGAGCTAATGCTGGGCTCACATTTAGGGCTGATGGTGTTGGGGTTTATGGTGTTGTTACTGGGTTTTGTGGTGACATCATAGATGAGGGTGGAGTAAAGGCTGGGCTTAATGGGTTCTGTGGTGACATCATAAGTGTGGGCGGGGTTAATGCTGGGCTCACTTTCAGGATTGATGGTACCTGTGTTTGTGGTGTTGTTGCTGGGTTCTGCGGTGACATCATAGGCGTAGGCGGAGCTAATGCTGGGCTCACTTTCAGGACTGATGTTACTCATGTTTATGGTGTTGGTGCTGGGTTTTGTGGTGGCATCATAGGTGTGGGCAGAGTCAATGCTGGGCTTACTGGGTTCTGTGGTGACATCATAGGTGTGGGCAGAGATAATGCTGGGCTCGCATTTTGGGCTGGTGGTGTTGGTGTTGTTGCTGGGTTTTGTGGTGACATCACAGATGAGGGTGGAGTTAATGCTGGGCTTACTAGGTTCTGTGGTGACATAAGTGTGAGCGGAGTTAATGCTGGGCTTGCATTTTGGGCTGATGGTACTCGTATTTATGGTGTTGTTGCTGGGTTTTGTGGTGACATCACAGATGAGGGAGGAGTTAATTCTGGGCTTACTGGGTTCTCTGTGGGTGGAGTTAATGCTGGGCTCAAATTTTGGTCTGATGATGCTGTCACTGGGTTCCACGGTGACATAACAGGTGTGGGTGGAGCTAATGCTGGGCTCACATTTAGGGCTGATGGTGTTGGGGTTTATGGTGTTGTTACTGGGTTTTGTGGTGACATCATAGATGAGGGTGGAGTAAAGGCTGGGCTTAATGGGTTCTGTGGTGACATCATAAGTGTGGGAGGGATTAATGCTGGGCCCACTTTCAGGGCTGATGGTACTCGTGTTAATGGTGTTGTTGATGGGTTCTGCAGTGACATCATAGGTGTGGGCGGAGCTAATGCTGGGCTCACTTTCAGGACTGATGTTACTTGTGTTTGTGGTGTAGTTGCTAGGTTTTGTGGTGACATCACAGATGAGGGCGGAGTTAATGCTGGGCTTACTGAGTTCTGTGGTAACATCATAAGTGTGGGTGGGGTTAATACTGGGCTCACTTTCAGGACTGATGGTACTTGTGTTTGTGGTGTTATTGCTGGGTTCTGCGGTGACACCATAGCTGGGCTCACTTTCAGGACTGATGTTACTCATGTTTATTGTGTTGTTGCTGGGTTCTGCTGTGACATCATATGTGTGGGCGGAGCTAATGCTGGGCTTGCATTTAGGACTGATGGTACTCGTGTTTATGGTGTTGTTGCTAGGTTTTGTGCTGACATCATTGGTGTTTGCGTAGATAATGCTGGGCTCACATTTTGGGCTGATGATGCTGTCGCTGGGTTCTGCAGTGACATAGCAGGTGTGGGTAGTGCTAATGCTGGGCTGAGAAGACATATTGCTGGTCTGCAGCTCTGGTATGATTTCAGTGGGTGGGACTTCAGCAGAGAAGTCACTGGAACACGAATGGGGTGTGATGACACTTGGCTCCATTATGAGTTCACCGTTTTGAGTGATGTCATCTGGCTTGCTAAGGACATCACAGCTCTGAGTGACCTTACCTGACTGAGAGGTGACATCACTGATCTGCGCAACATCATCACTGGTGTCATCACTGATGTTGTTGGATTGTGAGGATGAGGTGACTTCACTGGTTTCAGAGGGAGTGATGTCATCACTTGGTTGAGGTTGAGTTGTGATGTCACTGCTGGAGGTGGGATTTGGCTGCTGGTTGGATGGAGAGAGCTCCGCCTCCATGCGAGGAGAGGCTTGATTCTCTTCCTGGTTTGGAGGAGGTGTGTCTGTCTCCATGGTTTCCTCAGCTTTCCCAtcacctgaagaaaaaaaaacatagaatatttatagtatttattcaaaaacaacttttttctttttcaagagATCCTCCAGACACCTTTTAAAAGGAGCCTAAAATATCCTAGTTATGTTAAGTGCCTCAAAGCCTTTCCCTTATTATGGAGTTACTGAAGGAACCGTTGACAGTTTTTAGAGTTCTTGCAGGAACAAAGAGTACGTTTTTCAGACAACTAAACAGGTTTCTGGAGGATCTCCCGAGTGTTCCGCCAGTGTGGCAgctgagaaaacacacacatggtGCCTCATTTATCTAGTTTTacagtgtatattgtatataaaggTCTCTACCTGGGTCAGCGGAGATGAATTGTTCTTTCTTTTCATCTGTCTCAGTCTGGCTGAATTTGGCTTTCTTCCTCTCAACTTCCTCCTCTTCTACCTTCACGTTATTGTCCACATCTTTCTCTCCAGTGTCAGTGCTGGGTCTGAGCCGTTTCTGGCCCACCTTTTGCTTTGGACTACTGCTACTGCAGATATAAGAAGAGAGATGACATCAgagggatttaaaaaaacatcctgtaagcCTGCAGGATCAAACCCCACTTGTCTGCAAAATGACAAATTAGTAGCTTTGAAAGGAATCTGCACCCTGAGAATCCCAAAGAAagcagatttctgcagaatttgAACGGCCGTCATTATTGAAACCGTGCCTCGCTTCTTAACGCCATAATGTTGTAAATATTTTAACTAAATTGAAGATGCATTCAGCttaatctcagctctgtttaacacattttactataTTTAAATCCATTCAGCATAATTTTGCAGATGTTTTTCACACAACATGTCTCATTTATGAAACATGAGAGGAACGAAGTTGTGTAAATCGTAAATCATTTGTTCTGCTTGTTTTTCATGAATTAGGCCCAATCCCTGGCTGTTATAGAACAGCATCCGCCCACTTTTTCTGCCATCTTGGTTCCAGTagtattttttgcagtgattttaggagcatcatttgaacattttcttttgcAGCCCAcatatattgtgtagcattaatgaaactatcattggcttggtaatttttggtgctttcatgtaatgttagtattttgatacacttttatttagaacatgcctttacctgcagtagacaattGCTCACAGGCTGCACATGCACTCGCAcatgaccttcttcatcactggcaaatgattaAATGCtgttgcaggttttgtttcaattaattgtaagtaaatatccacttcattcagcatttctttttgttctctgtcttctaaagcatcccgttGCTGTTTTACTGCATGACAAAGCACTTCAAATGATTCAGCCCACACGTTAGCCAAATTAATTgagaagaaccaactcaaaagagtaATTATTTCTTCACGCATCGGGCATCGCTCCGACCAGTCTATGACcatgttcacaatggcatactactctcactgtttttgccaaacGCAGACTTAACAGAAACAATAAGAGTATTATGGTAGTAAGGCATTCATTTCATATGTGGTCTATATGTTCCGTGGAGGGCGTCACAATGCATATCGGAATGCACAGGGCACATTTTGTTCGACGTAGATTGGACACCCTAGGCGGTCGCCTAAGTCGCCTAACATAGTCAGGa
It includes:
- the LOC127445893 gene encoding lysine-specific demethylase 4A-like, with product MASVSQSSQNPGTRIMTFHPTKDEFKDFNRYIAYMESQGAHRAGMAKVVPPKDWKPRRTYDDIDDLVISTPIQQVVTGQSGLFTQYNIQKKPMTVREFRKTASTDKFCNPRYADFDELERKYWKNLTFNPPLYGTDVSGTLYDPDVTEWNIGHLNTILDMVERESAITIKGVNTPFLYFGMWKSTFAWHTEDMDLYSINYLHFGEPKSWYVVPPEHGKRLERLAKGFFPGSAQSCEAFLRHKMTLISPSILRKYGIPFEKVTQKAGQFIVTFPYGYHAGFNHGFNCAESTNFATQRWIDYGKQATLCSCRKDMVKISMDVFVRKFQPERYKLWEAGKDSAPIDHSKPTPEAAEFLTDAKTENDKGELSENSKTQTEEKKGETERGEEQMANTECGEEEKAESLSEKKVKGGMGEADIDGGKVEKGEMETEEKAVCIEEPSSTSEQNNSSSSPKQKVGQKRLRPSTDTGEKDVDNNVKVEEEEVERKKAKFSQTETDEKKEQFISADPGDGKAEETMETDTPPPNQEENQASPRMEAELSPSNQQPNPTSSSDITTQPQPSDDITPSETSEVTSSSQSNNISDDTSDDVAQISDVTSQSGKVTQSCDVLSKPDDITQNGELIMEPSVITPHSCSSDFSAEVPPTEIIPELQTSNMSSQPSISTTHTCYVTAEPSDSIISPKCEPSIIYANTNDVSTKPSNNTINTSTISPKCKPSISSAHTYDVTAEPSNNTINMSNISPESEPSYGVTAEPSNNTTNTSTISPESEPSINPTHTYDVTTELSKPSINSALICDVTTKPSNYTTNTSNISPESEPSISSAHTYDVTAEPINNTINTSTISPESGPSINPSHTYDVTTEPIKPSLYSTLIYDVTTKPSNNTINPNTISPKCEPSISSTHTCYVTVEPSDSIIRPKFEPSINSTHREPSKPRINSSLICDVTTKPSNNTINTSTISPKCKPSINSAHTYVTTEPSKPSINSTLICDVTTKPSNNTNTTSPKCEPSIISAHTYDVTTEPSKPSIDSAHTYDATTKPSTNTINMSNISPESEPSISSAYAYDVTAEPSNNTTNTGTINPESEPSINPAHTYDVTTEPIKPSLYSTLIYDVTTKPSNNTINPNTISPKCEPSISSTHTCYVTVEPNDSIIRPKCEPSINSTHTEPSKPSINSSLICDVTTKPSNITINTSTISPKCEPSINSAHTYVTTEPSKPSINSTLICDITTKPSNNTNTISPKCEPSINSAHNYDVTTEPSKPSTDSAHTCEVTTEPSKTSIDSAHTYDATTKPSTNTISFKCETSISSAHTYDVTPEPSDITVSPKRELADSRSISVLASSSQVSQPAVQHIFQRTLSPAEVLHVHSYAKGDYSEMEPRSRPERDPDSDSDSESQEDSKKSDERPVEVHHRLPRLPRHHPLMKDSISDEELHDQAASEEDGLDGEAWARPLTQLWQNRPYNPEREREYNRRMSLLAPYCSVCMLFQAHQQSEGGKTEPAVVLSGGQMRSKPLIPEMCFTMTTEDSADVHLTTPHLEEDGTSLLITCSQCSVRVHTSCYGIAPVRVTEDWKCARCKANAHTENCCLCSLRGGALHRANNGKWVHVLCAVAVLEARFINISERSPVDLSGIPLLRFKLKCYYCKRRMKKTSGCCVQCSHGRCPTSYHPTCAQAAGVIMHPDNWPFVVYVTCCRHKGPVQPERNKAAMRELSVGQKVICKHKNGRYYQCEVIQLSKETFYEVNFDDGSFSDNLFPEDIVNRDCAQMGPPPQGEVVQVRWTDGLVYGAKFVIAHVIQMYQVEFEDGSQLTAKRDDVYTLDEELPKRVKSRLSKASDMRFDEMFGEKKVQNSKRQRVINSRYRGDYIEPVIYRAIME